A window from Bacteroidia bacterium encodes these proteins:
- a CDS encoding beta-lactamase family protein, with product MRETIAFIADGKILESKNAVLPIYSITKTMIASIVLDLNIDLENVISRWIPRTICPHSDIVKIRHLMNHSSGIRDYGNLPEYINDVENRKLAWSDEKFITTTVNRELLFSPGTNFAYSNPGYWLLKKIIETESNLSFDELIKKYIVLPLGLSSLKVAHGVFDNSLNGYVAEWVWHGLVMADATDVALFMASDKVARLNSSLNKVNYKDKYWQNPYYGLGLMVEPGDKYGHLGGGPGYEAACIYFLESQIIACAIFSNDKKINPLEYLFAQKDILRRKTSTAQHSVQRTAGTRRGL from the coding sequence ATGAGAGAGACTATCGCCTTTATTGCCGATGGAAAAATTCTGGAAAGCAAAAACGCGGTTTTGCCAATTTATAGTATTACAAAAACAATGATCGCGTCAATTGTGCTTGACCTAAATATAGATCTAGAAAATGTAATATCTAGATGGATTCCAAGAACAATTTGTCCACATTCAGACATTGTAAAGATACGCCATTTGATGAATCATTCAAGCGGCATAAGAGATTACGGCAATCTTCCAGAGTACATTAACGATGTAGAAAACAGGAAACTTGCTTGGTCTGATGAAAAATTTATCACAACAACTGTAAACCGCGAGTTGCTTTTCAGTCCTGGAACAAACTTTGCGTATTCAAACCCTGGATACTGGTTACTTAAGAAAATTATCGAGACGGAATCTAATCTGTCTTTTGATGAACTGATCAAGAAATATATTGTCTTGCCGCTAGGCTTGTCAAGCCTCAAGGTGGCGCATGGCGTATTTGACAATTCGCTCAATGGCTATGTTGCAGAATGGGTATGGCATGGTTTAGTCATGGCTGACGCGACTGATGTAGCGCTCTTTATGGCATCAGACAAAGTTGCGCGACTGAATTCGAGTTTGAATAAGGTCAATTACAAAGATAAGTACTGGCAAAATCCCTATTATGGGCTTGGTTTAATGGTTGAACCTGGAGATAAATATGGACATTTAGGCGGCGGGCCAGGATATGAAGCCGCATGTATTTACTTTTTGGAGAGTCAGATAATTGCATGTGCAATATTTTCAAATGATAAAAAGATAAATCCTTTAGAATATCTTTTTGCTCAAAAAGATATCTTGCGAAGAAAGACTTCAACTGCCCAACACAGCGTGCAGCGGACGGCGGGGACTCGGCGCGGTTTATGA